From Rutidosis leptorrhynchoides isolate AG116_Rl617_1_P2 chromosome 3, CSIRO_AGI_Rlap_v1, whole genome shotgun sequence, a single genomic window includes:
- the LOC139899715 gene encoding receptor-like protein EIX1 → MHDAVYWLLCILLFVSDVDHSLGLTEDSNMTVTGSCIEKERQALLIFKSDLKVMNDWRNEEGKMDCCKWPGVYCDTDTGHVTELRLSIYPNLVGKINRSVKLLKQLQTLDLSGIDFQSNQIPNFLGSLTTYSICICLMLISVDLFLISLEISPICLFLVSVVIRLGGSIPHEIGSLSNLSDLNLSNNSLVGSIPWSWLSSMSLRYIDLSSNQLSGDLPNSVGQLSNLTSLDVSSVWSSLSSLSLAHNSLSGSISDFTGCQSLEKLDLSDNRLSGDLPNSLGQLSNLEYLDVSSNSLHGVISDLHFINLSSLTYLDMSFNSLAFELNSLFRKERGIVANGRLSAVTTSLVLKQLQTLDLSGIDFQSNHIPNFLGSLTNLEYLVMSNANLTEPIPYQLGNLSNLIELNLKGNSLVGSIPHELGNLSNLTYLDLSDNLLWGSIPFSFGALTSLTYLYLSNNKLVGVIPQQLGNLSNLESLDLRRTIYPIFSSLEGCIPFSFGASTSLTDLDLSGNLFKGSLPNFAGLPSSLRDLSLAHNSFNGTIPDNFTGWESLIELDLSGNQLSGDLSYSVGQLSNLYILNVSNNYLHGVISDPHFIDLSSLYVLDMSFNSFSFNFSSHFRFPFQLQTINLQSCNLGPSFPVWLKSQIMFEDLDISSNGISGVVPGWFWNLPIRLKSLKLSSNEFTGTPPGITINFDEYPGLDLSNNRFEGNLSFLCHIDGEITLIDLSNNSFSGSLPDCWSQFTHLVVFNLSYNNLSGNIPLSFGFLNQLEALYLRKNAFVGELHISLSNCTNLRFMDVGENKLCGKIPLWIGERLSGLYGLVLRSNMFSGSLPRQICWLSNLRILDLSKNKLAGNLPSCFGNFSSMTNRYEDDVRTRHSSQMYGRFIFKSNRSFEPEEFIDNALVAWKGTYRSFGRSNLDLLNIIDLSTNSLSGELPSEITLLVELVSLNISINKLHGELPKDIGNLTSLDFLDLSRNQFSGKIPSSLSQLNGLGVLDLSYNNLSGKIPSAPQLQRFDSSSYEGNPLLYGPPLTPIYGPTPATPIDEEDDDFFKSYYTGMGARFAVGFWGICSVIFFNRRCRHLLFASLSLAMDWIYVTVVVLFRKVKRFWAHLHL, encoded by the exons ATGCATGATGCTGTTTATTGGTTGCTATGCATACTGTTATTTGTTAGTGATGTCGATCATAGTCTCGGGCTCACTGAAGATTCCAATATGACGGTTACAGGGTCATGTATTGAGAAGGAGAGACAAGCTCTACTGATATTTAAATCAGACTTAAAAGTCATGAATgattggagaaatgaagaaggaaaGATGGATTGTTGCAAATGGCCAGGTGTGTATTGTGACACCGACACTGGTCACGTAACCGAACTGCGTCTTTCTATTTATCCCAATTTGGTAGGTAAAATTAATCGGTCAGTAAAGCTGTTAAAGCAGTTACAAACTCTTGATTTATCAGGAATTGATTTTCAGTCCAATCAAATACCAAACTTTTTAGGTTCCCTTACCACTTACAGCATTTGCATTTGTCTAATGCTAATCTCAGTGGACCTATTCCTTATAAGCTTGGAAATCTCTCCAATTTGTCTATTCTTGGTCTCAGTGGTAATTCGTTTGGGGGGATCTATTCCACATGAGATTGGGAGTCTCTCCAACTTGTCTGATCTTAATCTCAGTAATAATTCTTTGGTGGGGTCTATTCCATGGTCATGGTTGAGTAGCATGTCCCTACGATATATAGACCTCTCTAGTAATCAGTTAAGTGGTGATTTACCCAACAGTGTGGGTCAACTTTCAAATCTTACTTCTCTCGATGTTTCATCAGTATGGTCATCGTTGAGTAGCTTGTCGCTTGCTCACAATTCTCTCAGTGGAAGCATTTCTGACTTCACAGGATGCCAATCCCTAGAAAAGTTAGACCTCTCTGATAATCGGTTGAGTGGTGATTTACCCAACAGTTTGGGTCAACTTTCAAATCTTGAATATCTCGATGTTTCATCCAACTCCCTTCATGGTGTCATATCGGACCTTCACTTTATAAATCTCTCCTCCTTAACCTATTTGGACATGTCTTTCAATTCTTTGGCATTTGAATTGAACTCCCTTTTCAGA AAGGAAAGAGGGATTGTTGCAAATGGTCGTTTGTCAGCTGTAACAACCTCATTGGTGTTAAAGCAGTTACAAACCCTTGATTTATCTGGAATTGATTTTCAGTCCAATCATATACCAAACTTTTTGGGTTCCCTTACCAACTTAGAGTATTTGGTTATGTCTAATGCTAATCTCACTGAACCTATTCCTTATCAGCTTGGAAATCTATCCAACTTGATTGAATTAAATCTCAAAGGTAATTCTTTGGTGGGATCTATTCCTCATGAGCTTGGAAACCTCTCCAACTTGACTTATCTTGATCTCAGTGATAATTTACTGTGGGGATCAATTCCTTTTTCCTTTGGAGCTTTAACTTCTCTCACCTATTTATACCTCTCAAATAATAAACTAGTAGGTGTTATTCCTCAACAGCTTGGAAATCTCTCCAACTTGGAATCACTTGATCTCAGAA ggaccatttatcCAATTTTCTCTTCTTTGGAGGGATGTATTCCTTTTTCCTTTGGAGCTTCAACTTCTCTCACCGATTTAGACCTCTCAGGAAACCTATTTAAGGGGTCTTTGCCTAATTTCGCTGGATTGCCATCATCCTTGAGAGACTTGTCACTTGCTCACAATTCCTTCAATGGAACCATTCCTGATAACTTCACAGGATGGGAGTCCCTAATAGAGTTAGACCTCTCTGGTAATCAGTTGAGTGGTGATTTATCCTACAGTGTCGGTCAACTTTCAAATCTTTATATTCTCAATGTTTCCAACAACTATCTTCATGGTGTGATATCCGACCCTCACTTTATAGATCTCTCCTCCTTATACGTTTTAGACATGTCTTTCAATTCATTTTCCTTTAATTTCAGCTCCCATTTTAGATTTCCTTTTCAATTACAGACCATAAATTTGCAATCCTGCAATCTGGGACCTAGTTTCCCAGTGTGGCTTAAATCTCAAATAATGTTCGAAGATCTTGATATTTCTAGTAATGGAATATCTGGCGTTGTCCCTGGGTGGTTCTGGAACCTACCAATTAGATTAAAATCTTTGAAACTGTCTTCAAATGAATTTACGGGTACGCCACCAGGTATAACAATTAACTTTGACGAGTATCCTGGATTGGATTTGAGTAACAACCGTTTTGAAGGAAACCTCTCTTTCTTATGTCATATTGATGGGGAAATAACTTTGATTGACCTCTCTAACAACTCGTTTTCAGGGAGCCTTCCTGATTGTTGGTCGCAATTCACACATCTGGTAGTTTTTAATTTGTCATACAACAATTTATCCGGGAATATTCCTTTGTCTTTTGGATTCTTGAATCAGCTAGAGGCATTGTATTTGCGTAAAAATGCTTTTGTTGGTGAATTGCACATATCATTGAGCAACTGTACAAATCTTAGGTTTATGGATGTCGGGGAAAACAAGTTATGTGGCAAGATACCTTTGTGGATAGGGGAAAGACTTTCAGGGTTATATGGTCTTGTTTTACGATCAAATATGTTCAGCGGTAGTCTGCCACGCCAAATATGTTGGTTGTCCAATCTTCGTATCCTTGACTTGTCTAAGAATAAATTGGCGGGTAATCTTCCTAGTTGCTTTGGTAACTTTTCATCTATGACAAATAGGTATGAAGATGATGTTAGGACTCGTCATTCTTCTCAAATGTATGGTCGTTTTATTTTTAAATCTAATAGATCATTTGAACCTGAAGAGTTCATTGACAATGCATTAGTTGCATGGAAAGGAACATACAGATCATTTGGAAGAAGTAATCTCGATCTATTGAATATCATTGATCTTTCAACAAATAGCTTATCCGGGGAGCTTCCCTCTGAGATCACTCTTCTTGTTGAATTAGTCTCCTTAAATATCTCCATCAACAAACTGCATGGTGAACTCCCAAAAGATATTGGTAACTTGACATCTCTTGATTTTCTTGACTTGTCGAGAAATCAGTTTTCTGGAAAGATTCCTTCAAGTTTGTCACAGTTGAACGGTTTAGGTGTTCTTGACCTCTCATACAATAATTTGTCAGGTAAAATACCATCTGCTCCTCAACTCCAACGCTTTGATTCATCCTCGTATGAAGGTAACCCACTACTTTATGGACCTCCGCTCACACCAATATATGGGCCTACACCTGCTACTCCCATTGATGAGGAGGATGATGACTTTTTCAAATCATATTACACGGGTATGGGTGCTAGATTTGCAGTGGGATTTTGGGGAATTTGTAGTGTTATATTTTTCAACCGTAGATGTAGACATTTACTTTTTGCTTCATTGAGTCTCGCGATGGATTGGATATACGTAACAGTAGTTGTGCTCTTTCGAAAGGTCAAAAG GTTTTGGGCACACCTACATTTATAA